One region of Brassica napus cultivar Da-Ae chromosome A10, Da-Ae, whole genome shotgun sequence genomic DNA includes:
- the LOC106370253 gene encoding stigma-specific STIG1-like protein 2 has protein sequence MAQFMKIFVAMAFTIAITVGVISTTTTTATLSLQDPVKDLTQPGAVKIRPSRFLAQKVNEGQGPKARNPNAADHCNKEPEICSSSYYSTGANSTMACCNNKCMDLSADDKNCGACKNKCKFGQTCCRGQCVYVAYDKRHCGECNHRCNLGELCVYGLCNYA, from the coding sequence ATGGCTCAATTCATGAAGATATTCGTGGCAATGGCATTCACAATCGCAATCACGGTCGGCGTCATTAGTACCACGACCACGACCGCAACACTTTCACTCCAAGACCCTGTTAAGGATCTTACACAGCCAGGCGCGGTAAAGATCAGACCGAGTCGCTTCTTGGCCCAAAAGGTCAACGAGGGCCAAGGACCTAAAGCCCGAAACCCTAATGCAGCTGACCATTGCAACAAGGAGCCAGAGATCTGCAGCAGCAGCTATTACAGCACCGGAGCAAACTCTACAATGGCTTGTTGCAACAACAAGTGTATGGATCTATCAGCCGACGACAAAAACTGCGGTGCATGTAAGAACAAATGCAAATTCGGGCAAACGTGCTGTCGCGGTCAGTGCGTTTACGTGGCTTACGATAAGCGCCATTGCGGTGAGTGTAACCATAGATGCAATCTTGGCGAGCTCTGCGTCTACGGTCTCTGTAACTACGCGTGA